Proteins encoded by one window of Carassius auratus strain Wakin chromosome 8, ASM336829v1, whole genome shotgun sequence:
- the LOC113106970 gene encoding tissue-type plasminogen activator-like has translation MNLLLNLLLLLFTLCCAADPKVFNIRQKRGMPTNRDACVDSYSAAVRDIGAKWLRWKGQRVEFCGCNFQARAQCQEIPTTTCFVSQCYNGGRCKEALYSSDFICQCPPGFTGTQCEINTTERCSRGQGSGYRGTWSTSVSGLECMNWNSSSLRGKKFTARRPEANTLGLGNHNYCRNPDGDAKPWCYVYKKAQITWEFCSLPTCLIDPYLECSQRSGQTYRGTKAVSRSGLKCLSWDSPAVSQKIYNAWRSDARDIGIGSHNFCRNPNGDLGPWCHVYKGSQLVRELCDVPKCPRKTPSFTTLGQRAPNTINTQGSCGQRVEAPSNSLPMYRIRGGQVSDIREQPWQAAMTVYLPRKRSYSFLCGAVLIDSCWILTAAHCFQERFDANRLQIVLGRTFRLQNSSSEQILDVEKYWIHEQYNDDTFDNDIALLKLKSESGICAVNSPEVLPVCLPEPNLVLPDLTECEISGYGKETEFSAFNSDRIKRGRVRLWPQEQCVPEKLADRVVTPNMLCAGDTRNLDDACKGDSGGPLVCPKNGRMTLMGLISWGDGCGKKDTPGVYTRVTNYINWISSKMRAN, from the exons ATGAATTTATTACTAAACCTGCTGTTGCTGCTTTTTACTTTGTGCTGCGCTGCAGATCCcaaa GTGTTCAATATCAGACAGAAGAGAGGCATGCCCACAAATAGAG acGCTTGTGTGGACTCTTATTCGGCCGCGGTCAGAGACATTGGGGCGAAGTGGCTGCGATGGAAGGGTCAGAGAGTTGAATTCTGCGGCTGCAACTTTCAAGCAAGAGCTCAGTGTCAGGAGATACCGACGACCA CATGTTTCGTGTCTCAGTGTTATAATGGAGGGAGGTGTAAAGAAGCTCTTTACTCCAGTGACTTCATCTGTCAGTGTCCTCCTGGCTTTACAGGAACACAGTGTGAAATCA ACACAACTGAGCGGTGTTCCAGGGGTCAGGGGTCGGGTTACCGTGGCACCTGGAGCACGAGTGTGTCAGGACTGGAGTGTATGAACTGGAATTCCAGCTCACTCCGAGGGAAGAAGTTCACGGCCAGGAGACCAGAGGCAAACACACTGGGACTGGGAAACCACAACTACTGCAG GAATCCAGATGGAGACGCTAAACCCTGGTGTTACGTTTATAAAAAGGCTCAGATCACATGGGAGTTCTGCTCTTTACCCACCTGCTTAATCG ACCCCTATCTAGAGTGCTCACAGAGATCCGGTCAGACCTACAGAGGGACGAAAGCTGTCTCACGCAGCGGTTTGAAGTGTCTGTCGTGggattcacctgcagtgtctcaaAAGATCTACAATGCTTGGAGATCTGACGCAAGAGACATCGGCATCGGCAGCCACAACTTCTGCAG GAACCCGAATGGTGACCTGGGCCCCTGGTGTCACGTCTATAAAGGGTCTCAGCTGGTGCGGGAGCTCTGTGACGTCCCTAAATGCC CGAGGAAAACTCCATCCTTCACCACACTTGGCCAACGAGCCCCGAACACCATCAACACTCAAG GTTCCTGCGGTCAGCGGGTGGAAGCTCCTTCAAACTCTCTGCCCATGTATCGGATCCGTGGAGGTCAGGTCAGTGACATCAGAGAGCAGCCGTGGCAGGCCGCCATGACCGTCTATCTGCCACGCAAAAGATCTTACAGCTTCCTCTGCGGCGCCGTCCTGATCGACTCCTGCTGGATCCTCACGGCCGCTCACTGCTTCCAGGAGAG ATTTGATGCGAATCGTCTTCAGATTGTTCTGGGTCGAACCTTCAGGCTTCAGAACTCCAGCAGCGAGCAGATCCTCGACGTGGAGAAATACTGGATCCATGAGCAGTACAACGACGACACGTTTGACAATGACATCG CTCTGCTCAAGTTAAAGAGTGAGTCTGGTATCTGTGCCGTAAACTCTCCAGAAGTTCTGCCTGTATGTTTACCAGAACCTAACCTGGTTTTACCGGATCTGACGGAGTGCGAGATCTCTGGTTACGGGAAAGAGACAGAGT TTTCTGCGTTTAACTCAGATCGAATTAAGCGTGGTCGTGTGCGCTTGTGGCCGCAGGAACAGTGTGTCCCGGAGAAGCTGGCCGACCGTGTGGTGACCCCAAACATGCTGTGCGCGGGAGACACACGCAACCTGGACGACGCCTGCAAG GGGGATTCCGGCGGTCCTCTGGTGTGTCCCAAAAACGGCAGGATGACTCTGATGGGTTTAATCAGCTGGGGCGACGGCTGTGGGAAGAAAGACACGCCTGGCGTTTACACACGTGTCACAAACTACATAAACTGGATCTCCAGCAAGATGAGGGCAAACTGA
- the LOC113107913 gene encoding cell wall protein DAN4-like, translating to MCSMAPAVLLIGCVLATISCLTTAQTSITPSGLTTTTATTTSLPITTPPTPAQNTTTTPPAPAIITSTSSPAPTTTTSTAHPPAYPTFDPPFDTTAPPTPISTVATTSISTTAPTSSSTSAPPKVITILEMKVKTLTEEERQAELFEIGKVLENFLRANYTGNFSVKITKIKKLSP from the exons ATGTGTTCGATGGCTCCCGCTGTTCTGCTCATCGGCTGTGTACTCGCCACAATCAGCTGCTTAACCACAG CTCAAACTAGTATCACTCCATCTGGACTAACTACAACTACTGCAACTACCACCTCCTTACCTATTACAACACCGCCTACACCAGCACAGAATACAACAACAACCCCACCAGCACCAGCAATAATTACATCAACATCTTCACCAGCACCAACTACCACAACATCTACAGCACATCCACCAGCAT ATCCAACTTTTGATCCTCCCTTCGACACCACTGCACCTCCTACCCCCATCTCCACTGTGGCTACTACCTCCATCTCGACCACGGCTCCTACCTCCAGCTCCACCTCAGCTCCACCCAAAG TAATTACTATTCTCGAGATGAAGGTGAAGACGTTGACTGAAGAAGAGCGTCAGGCTGAACTGTTTGAG attGGCAAAGTGCTGGAGAATTTCTTAAGAGCGAATTATACTGGCAACTTCTCTGTTAAAATCACGAAAATTAAAAAGTTATCACCATAG
- the LOC113107914 gene encoding sialidase-like, with amino-acid sequence MRFFSIFDSTVAPIFDPLFDSTAAPTFDSTAAPTFDPPFDSTAAPTFDPPFESTAAPTFDPPFDSTAAPTFDPPFDSTVAPTFDLPFDSTAATTFDLPFDSTVAPTFDPPFDSTVAPTFNPPFDSTAAPTFDPPFDSTAAPTFDPPFESTAAPTFDPPFDSTVAPTFDLPFDSTAATTFDLPFDSTVAPTFDPPFDSTVAPTFDPPFDSTAAPTFDPPFESTAAPTFDPPFDSTAAPTFDPPFDSTVAPTFDLPFDSTAATTFDLPFDSTVAPIFDPLFDSTAAPTFDSTAAPTFDPPFDSTAAPTFDPPFDSTVAPTFDLPFDSTAATTFDLPFDSTVAPIFDPLFDSTAAPTFDSTAAPTFDPPFDSTAAPTFDPPFESTAAPTFDPPFDSTAAPTFDPPFDSTVAPTFDLPFDSTAATTFDLPFDSTVAPTFDPPFDSTVAPTFDPPFDSTAAPTFDPPFESTAAPTFDPPFDSTAAPTFDPPFDSTVAPTFDLPFDSTVAPTFDPPFDSTVAPTFDPPFDSTAAPTFDPPFESTATPTFDPPFDSTAAPTFDPPFDSTVAPTFDLPFDSTAATTFDLPFDSTVAPTFDPPFDSTVAPTFNPPFDSTVAPTFDNPFDSTAAPTFDSTVAPTFDPPFDSTAAPTFDPPFESTAAPTFDPPFDSTAAPTFDPPFDSTVAPTFDLPFDSTAATTFDLPFDSTVAPTFDPPFDSTVAPTFNPPFDSTVAPTFDNPFDSTAAPTFDSTVAPTFDPPFDSTVAPTFNSTVAPTFDPPFDSTVAPTFDSTVAPTFDPPFNSTAAPTFDPPFASTAAPTFDPTFASTAAPTFDPPFSSTAAPPKVLAILEMKVKTLTEEEHQAELFEVGKVLESFLRANYIGNFSVKVTKINKLSP; translated from the exons ATGAG atttttttctatcTTTGACTCCACTGTAGCTCCTATCTTCGATCCTCTCTTTGACTCCACTGCAGCTCCTACCTTCGACTCCACTGCAGCTCCTACCTTCGATCCTCCCTTTGACTCCACTGCAGCTCCTACCTTCGATCCTCCCTTTGAATCCACTGCAGCTCCTACCTTCGATCCTCCCTTTGACTCCACTGCAGCTCCTACCTTCGATCCTCCCTTTGACTCCACTGTAGCTCCTACCTTCGATCTTCCCTTTGACTCCACTGCAGCTACGACATTCGATCTTCCCTTCGACTCCACTGTAGCTCCTACCTTCGATCCTCCCTTCGACTCCACTGTAGCTCCTACCTTCAATCCTCCCTTTGACTCCACTGCAGCTCCTACCTTCGATCCTCCCTTTGACTCCACTGCAGCTCCTACCTTCGATCCTCCCTTTGAATCCACTGCAGCTCCTACCTTCGATCCTCCCTTTGACTCCACTGTAGCTCCTACCTTCGATCTTCCCTTTGACTCCACTGCAGCTACGACATTCGATCTTCCCTTCGACTCCACTGTAGCTCCTACCTTCGATCCTCCCTTCGACTCCACTGTAGCTCCTACCTTCGATCCTCCCTTTGACTCCACTGCAGCTCCTACCTTCGATCCTCCCTTCGAATCCACTGCAGCTCCTACCTTCGATCCTCCCTTTGACTCCACTGCAGCTCCTACCTTCGATCCTCCCTTTGACTCCACTGTAGCTCCTACCTTCGATCTTCCCTTTGACTCCACTGCAGCTACGACATTCGATCTTCCCTTCGACTCCACTGTAGCTCCTATCTTCGATCCTCTCTTTGACTCCACTGCAGCTCCTACCTTCGACTCCACTGCAGCTCCTACCTTCGATCCTCCCTTTGACTCCACTGCAGCTCCTACCTTCGATCCTCCCTTTGACTCCACTGTAGCTCCTACCTTCGATCTTCCCTTTGACTCCACTGCAGCTACGACATTCGATCTTCCCTTCGACTCCACTGTAGCTCCTATCTTCGATCCTCTCTTTGACTCCACTGCAGCTCCTACCTTCGACTCCACTGCAGCTCCTACCTTCGATCCTCCCTTTGACTCCACTGCAGCTCCTACCTTCGATCCTCCCTTTGAATCCACTGCAGCTCCTACCTTCGATCCTCCCTTTGACTCCACTGCAGCTCCTACCTTCGATCCTCCCTTTGACTCCACTGTAGCTCCTACCTTCGATCTTCCCTTTGACTCCACTGCAGCTACGACATTCGATCTTCCCTTCGACTCCACTGTAGCTCCTACCTTCGATCCTCCCTTCGACTCCACTGTAGCTCCTACCTTCGATCCTCCCTTTGACTCCACTGCAGCTCCTACCTTCGATCCTCCCTTTGAATCCACTGCAGCTCCTACCTTCGATCCTCCCTTTGACTCCACTGCAGCTCCTACCTTCGATCCTCCCTTTGACTCCACTGTAGCTCCTACCTTCGATCTTCCCTTCGACTCCACTGTAGCTCCTACCTTCGATCCTCCCTTCGACTCCACTGTAGCTCCTACCTTCGATCCTCCCTTTGACTCCACTGCAGCTCCTACCTTCGATCCTCCCTTTGAATCCACTGCAACTCCTACCTTCGATCCTCCCTTTGACTCCACTGCAGCTCCTACCTTCGATCCTCCCTTTGACTCCACTGTAGCTCCTACCTTCGATCTTCCCTTTGACTCCACTGCAGCTACGACATTCGATCTTCCCTTCGACTCCACTGTAGCTCCTACCTTCGATCCTCCCTTCGACTCCACTGTAGCTCCTACCTTCAATCCTCCCTTTGACTCCACTGTAGCTCCTACCTTCGATAATCCCTTCGACTCCACTGCAGCTCCTACCTTTGACTCCACTGTAGCTCCTACCTTCGATCCTCCCTTTGACTCCACTGCAGCTCCTACCTTCGATCCTCCCTTTGAATCCACTGCAGCTCCTACCTTCGATCCTCCCTTTGACTCCACTGCAGCTCCTACCTTCGATCCTCCCTTTGACTCCACTGTAGCTCCTACCTTCGATCTTCCCTTTGACTCCACTGCAGCTACGACATTCGATCTTCCCTTCGACTCCACTGTAGCTCCTACCTTCGATCCTCCCTTCGACTCCACTGTAGCTCCTACCTTCAATCCTCCCTTTGACTCCACTGTAGCTCCTACCTTCGATAATCCCTTCGACTCCACTGCAGCTCCTACCTTTGACTCCACTGTAGCTCCTACCTTTGATCCTCCCTTTGACTCCACTGTAGCTCCTACCTTCAACTCCACTGTAGCTCCTACCTTCGATCCACCCTTTGACTCCACTGTAGCTCCTACCTTCGACTCCACTGTAGCTCCTACCTTCGATCCTCCCTTCAACTCCACTGCAGCTCCTACCTTCGACCCTCCCTTCGCCTCCACTGCAGCTCCTACCTTTGATCCTACCTTCGCCTCCACTGCAGCTCCTACCTTCGATCCTCCCTTCAGCTCCACTGCAGCTCCACCAAAAG TACTCGCTATTCTCGAGATGAAGGTGAAGACGCTGACTGAAGAAGAGCATCAGGCTGAACTGTTTGAG gttGGCAAAGTGCTGGAGAGTTTCTTAAGAGCAAATTATATTGGCAACTTCTCTGTTAAAGTCACGAAAATTAACAAGTTATCACCATAG